The nucleotide sequence AAAGTTTACCCACAAATTGATGAATCCAAAATTGAAGTAATTCACCATGGGAGTTCGATTAAAATAAATGATAATTTAGTTGTAGACTTACCTGATAATTATATTTTATTCGTAGGGTCAAGAGATAATTATAAAAATTTTCGCTTTTTAGTTGAGGCAATAAAAGAGTTGTTAGTCAATGATTCAACATTAAAATTAATTTGTGCTGGAGGAGGAAAATTTAAAGAAGATGAATTAGTATTTATTAAGCAGTTAGGACTTCAAAATAAAGTTGAACAAAGATATTTTGAAGAGGAAGAATTAGGCCTATTCTATAAAAAAGCCCGTTGTTTCGTTTTTCCTTCGATGTATGAAGGTTTTGGAATTCCTGTTCTAGAATCTATGGCATGTGGGTGTCCAATAGTTTTATCTAATTGTAGTTCTTTTCCAGAAGTTGCTGGTGAGGCAGGGATTTTTTTTGATGTTTCTAGTAAAAAGGATTTAAAAGAAAAGATTGCTTTGGTTTTAAGTGATGAAAAATTTAGAAACGAGCATATTTTAAAGGGGATAGAGCGTATAAAACAATTTAGTTGGGAAACTGCCGCTTCACGATGTTTTGATTTGTATAAAAGAGCTATTAATTAAGGATTGATTAGATGGAGAAGAAAAGTTCCCGTATACCAGAAGCTAGTAATACAATTAAGCTTACTATAATTACAATTAATTATAATAATAATATAGGATTGATTAAAACCATTGAAAGCGTTATTAATCAGACTTGGACTGACTTTGAATTTATTATTATAGATGGAGGAAGTACGGATGAAAGCTTGGCGACTATTCGAAAGTATGAAAAACACATCAATTACTGGGTTTCTGAAAAAGACAGAGGTGTCTATGATGCATTAAATAAAGGAATTCAATTGGCTAGGGGGACTTATGTTAATTTTATGAACAGTGGAGATTTCTTTTTTAATAATACTATATTGGAAGAAATTCATCATAAATTTAAGGAATCTATAGGTATTTTGTATGGTGATTCATTTTATTTCAATCAAGAAGGGTATGATAGGGTAGAAAAAACACCTTCACAATTATCATTCTCCCATTTTTTTAATTCAGGAATTAATCATCAAGCAAGTTTTATAAAAAGAGAATTATTTTTTAAGTATTTTATGTATAACATAGAATACAAAATATGTTCAGATTGGGAGTTTTTCATTTATGTTTTATGTAAGAAAAATGAAACTTATGAGCATCTGCAAAAAACAATTTGCTATTATGATTTCTCAGGGATTTCTGCCGTATCTGAAAATTTACATTTGTACTACCAAGAACGAGAATTAATAATGAAAAAGCATTTTCCGCTTTTTTATGATGATTTTGTGTCGTATAATACATTGGTAGATAGAAGGATTAAGAAGGTGTTTAGGATAAGTAAAAATAAGATACTTTGGCGCATTTTAAAATTTTGGATATCTATTTTCCTTCTTGTATTGCCAAAAAATAGAGTATCTATATAGTTACGACAAACTCCTTTTTGCATAATTATATTTTATTCTATTTAAAGAAAGGGGATTTGTGAAATATTAAGTTTTTAAAAAATGAGTCATAAAGTTTCGGTAATTACCATAAATTATAATAACAAAGTAGGTTTAGAGAAAACTATTCAAAGTGTTATAAATCAAACTTGGTTAGGTTTTGAATATATTATTATTGACGGAGCCAGTACTGATGGGAGTAAAAAGTTGATTGAGCGATATTCAGATAAAATAAATTACTGGGTTTCAGAGCCTGATACAGGAGTGTATAATGCCATGAATAAAGCAATTAAGGTAGCAAATGGCGATTTTGTTATTTTTATGAATAGTGGAGATACTTTTTATGAAAATAGTATCCTAGAAAAAGTAAATCCTTTATTAACTGATCAATATGATATTTATTATGGTGATAATTATAAAGTAAAGCCAAGTTCAAAGCGAAAAAAAAACTATCCTGAAAAATTGTCGTTTGCTTTCTTTTATTCTAGTTGTATCAATCATCAGTCAACATTCATCAGAAGGAAAATGTTTTATGATTACTTTTTATATAATGAAGAATATAGAATTGTATCTGATTGGGAGTTTTTTATTTATACTATATGTGTAGAAAATAGACCTTATAAATATTTGCAAATGACTATTAGTAATTATGATTTTACAGGTATTTCATCTTTGGATAAATACAGGCATATTGCAAAACAAGAAAAAGTAGCTGTTTTTGATAAATATTTTCCAATGTTTATTGAGGATTTTGATAAAGTAAGTGATATCAAATCAAAAAGAATACAACAGGTTTTATACATTAAAAACTTTAAAACTCCATGGAAAGTTTTCAAAGGGATTA is from Flavobacterium sp. NG2 and encodes:
- a CDS encoding glycosyltransferase family 1 protein produces the protein MKIILDPQVFNMQTYGGISRYYAEVFSRLNKRKELSITLPIYSSNNVYVADTGLIMKEKKLINSLVKTLNFIGISTRSLSRKISEKQVKEPFKDSNFDLFVPTYYNPYFLEFIGDKPFVLTVYDMIHEIMPQYFVGDPWNVTINKKILIEKATKIIAVSNNTKKDILKVYPQIDESKIEVIHHGSSIKINDNLVVDLPDNYILFVGSRDNYKNFRFLVEAIKELLVNDSTLKLICAGGGKFKEDELVFIKQLGLQNKVEQRYFEEEELGLFYKKARCFVFPSMYEGFGIPVLESMACGCPIVLSNCSSFPEVAGEAGIFFDVSSKKDLKEKIALVLSDEKFRNEHILKGIERIKQFSWETAASRCFDLYKRAIN
- a CDS encoding glycosyltransferase family 2 protein: MEKKSSRIPEASNTIKLTIITINYNNNIGLIKTIESVINQTWTDFEFIIIDGGSTDESLATIRKYEKHINYWVSEKDRGVYDALNKGIQLARGTYVNFMNSGDFFFNNTILEEIHHKFKESIGILYGDSFYFNQEGYDRVEKTPSQLSFSHFFNSGINHQASFIKRELFFKYFMYNIEYKICSDWEFFIYVLCKKNETYEHLQKTICYYDFSGISAVSENLHLYYQERELIMKKHFPLFYDDFVSYNTLVDRRIKKVFRISKNKILWRILKFWISIFLLVLPKNRVSI
- a CDS encoding glycosyltransferase family 2 protein; protein product: MSHKVSVITINYNNKVGLEKTIQSVINQTWLGFEYIIIDGASTDGSKKLIERYSDKINYWVSEPDTGVYNAMNKAIKVANGDFVIFMNSGDTFYENSILEKVNPLLTDQYDIYYGDNYKVKPSSKRKKNYPEKLSFAFFYSSCINHQSTFIRRKMFYDYFLYNEEYRIVSDWEFFIYTICVENRPYKYLQMTISNYDFTGISSLDKYRHIAKQEKVAVFDKYFPMFIEDFDKVSDIKSKRIQQVLYIKNFKTPWKVFKGIINFLALFSSKKG